TGGTTATATTTTCAGAAAGACAGCACCTAAAATTAAACATACCAGGGTGCTCTAAAGTAGGTTAGCAGCAGATATAGTAAAGCTTGAAAAGATGGATTTACCAATGTACATTTTATCAAATGAGAGAAGCTTAATGCACTCATCCGTAGTACCAGTAAATGAATGGGTGACACCACCAGAGAACCTGTCATAAAAGTAGAAATCGTTACTCCACTTCACATCCCAAAGTGATTACGCCTCGAGGTAATTTTTTTAACCCTTCAAATGATGTGTTAAGAGTTTGGAAAGAACCACATCTATCATCAAACAAACCTGCCCGGGCAACTTATTCTGATAGGGTAAGGCTGGCAACAGTACTTTCTAACCAATATGACAAAGTTCATTTCTCGAAATGAATAAAATGATAGGCTAAACAAGAGGCAGGCCAAAGCagtattatttgaatatttacaACTTCGAAATAGTGAGATCCAACAATCGCACCTGTCTTTATTTTTCTCAACTATTTCACAGAAATCTTCAGCTGCTGCTCGCATGTGCAAAAACATAGGCAATTTTGTGATGTATGCCAATTCAAACTGCTTCTCGAAATACCTAGTATCAGAAAAAGAAGATAATCATTAGTaattttaatatgtaaaaaaagAGTAATAGGAAGTAAGGGTAAAAGATACTAGAATGACACGTGTAGCAACAGATAAACTATGCATACTTCTTCTGAATCTCTGCGGGGCAAAAATGAAGTCGGTCATAGTCTAATCCACATTCTCCAACGGCAACCACCTTGtaattgaaaaggaaaaagaagaacacAAAGTTATTTCTAAAATGCTTGCTTGGACAGTAGTTTCAGAACTAGAACACAAATTCTGCCATTACATGAATAACAACATACATTGTGGCATGTCTAGAGCAGAATAAACCACTTAAGAAATCAAGATTCAGAACTATGTGGGTCTGACATGCACGAGCACATCTAGTTAAAATAAGATTAGTGATTTTCTTACTTGGTATAATTTAATCATACCTTTCCTTTCTGAATTCCCTCTTTAGCCAATGACAAAAGAGCTTGAAAATGATTTTCTGGATCTCCACTCTCGTCAAATTCCTAAATCAAAACACCAAGTCACATTTACAAATACTATTTTCTATCTGAACCACTGCAGTTCAGGGTATGTTTGGAAGAGAGGTTTTGGAGGGATAAGTCTATATTTTGCCATATATTTGagattttgaaataaaattgaaataacgCGATATACGATCATATAACATTTCAATTACACTTAATTCATTTTTAGATACATTTTGTAGTTTCCTTtatttagaaaagaaaaaaaaagtcctTTCCTCaaaatacttcatccaaacataccctaaaaatcaaatgagaaaaaaaaaaccttgCAACGTGTTGGATGCACACCAACTGTACAGAAAAGTCTTCCTGTGATCAATCaataaattatcaaaacaacaacatTCTATTTAgttaaacaacttaattaagcaCTTACAATATAAATGCTTATGTATAAGCATTtctataacaaaaacataatacaaATTCAAACTATTTACATACAAACTATAAGCTGTTTTTATAAGTTAATCTGAAGAGCTTCTGAACTAAGTTGAAAAAACACCTTATAGACAGTCAAAAGTTCATAACTCATAAGTTGTTTCAATAAGCTCTTCACATAAGTGATCATGCCAATACCTAAGCccaaataagtcattttaaacaaGCCATAAGAGCAAGCCAAAAAGGAATAAAATGACAAACCATCTGTTTCAGCAATTGCCAGAGCCTCCCTTGATTCCTGAAGGGATCCACCAGTTACCTACAACACAAAGAGAACACACAATCAATCATCTATGCTTAAACCATAAATCAAAGCTTGCAATGTAATTTATACAATGATTCTGTGGACACCAGCAGCCCAAGCCCTGTTCAAAACGGTTGGTATATCAGCAACATGACATTGTTTGCCATTGTAGATTCCCTTAAACATGCCATCTGCAGTGACTTTGAATTAGtataatgattattattaatgCAAATAAGGTGTTTGATAAAATGCCTGACCCGTGAAGTTGACAGCTATATCTGCATTTGTTGAGAGAATTAACAATTATCAGTTACGAAATTGAAGTTCTTAATAGTGAATCCAATCCAAAAAGATTGTTACAGTTACTTACCTATCATCCGAATAGTTGCCATGTTTGTGTCGTTGTTGCCTTGCTTCACTCGACGAGAAAAGGACCGATAAGTATGCGCTAGGAGAAGTGCTAAACTTTCTGCATTGAATTTGTTATCTACAACCTTACAATTTACTAGCCACACCCTGCAGCCTTGTTAGTGAAAAATTCTCACTACCATGAGTTATAGATGGCAAACTAGATGTATATTGCTACCAACACTCTTACTTAATACTTCCCACACCCCTTATGTCACTCCTAAAATTATATTAGACATCTATGTATTTTTGTATTGACAAAAATGCTtttgttactatttatttaaaaagtagttatatttatttaaaaaaattcacttattaaaattaataaatttgaaatttctgataaaTCAAGTT
The Vicia villosa cultivar HV-30 ecotype Madison, WI linkage group LG6, Vvil1.0, whole genome shotgun sequence genome window above contains:
- the LOC131610915 gene encoding uncharacterized protein LOC131610915, which translates into the protein MATIRMIDIAVNFTDGMFKGIYNGKQCHVADIPTVLNRAWAAGVHRIIVTGGSLQESREALAIAETDGRLFCTVGVHPTRCKEFDESGDPENHFQALLSLAKEGIQKGKVVAVGECGLDYDRLHFCPAEIQKKYFEKQFELAYITKLPMFLHMRAAAEDFCEIVEKNKDRFSGGVTHSFTGTTDECIKLLSFDKMYIGINGCSLKVAENLDVVKDIPVERMMIETDSPYCEIKNTHAGMGFVKSKWSSKKKEKYDQECIVKGRNEPCLVRQVLEVVAGCKGINDTDNLSRILYHNTCRVFFPHDLDSAADALLAGDNSS